The Dryobates pubescens isolate bDryPub1 chromosome 38, bDryPub1.pri, whole genome shotgun sequence genome contains the following window.
GGACAATGACTGCGTTCCTGTCCTCCCCCAGGAGCTGGAGAACATCTGGCTGGTGTTCTGCAATGTGGAGCTGAACATGGTCGGCTTTTTCATCCCGGTGTGTATCATCAGCTATTGCTACTGTGGGATCATCAGAACCCTGCTGGCCTGCAAGAACCAGAAGAAAGCACGAGCCATAAAACTGATCCTGGTGGTGGTCATtgtgttctttctcttttggtcCCCCTACAATGTCCTGATTTTCCTAGAGACTTTAAAGCACTATGAGCTCTTCACGAACTGCAACCAAATCAAATCACTGGATTACGCCATGCACCTCACCGAGACCATTGCCTTCAGTCACTGCTGTCTCAACCCTCTGATCTATGCCTTTGCTGGGGAAAAATTCAGGAAATACCTCCACCGTGTCTGCTTGAAGtactgtccctgcctgtgcttctGTGGCCCCTGCAGCCGCTACCAGGTCACCTCTTCATCCAGCTACGCAGAAAGCGTGGTGAACAGCAACATCACCCTCAACACCAGTGACCAGGACGGCTCTGTCTTCGTCTTAAAGGCTCTGTGAAGAAGAAAGGGATGGGGCAATGTCTTCTGCAGGTCTAGCCACCCATGTGAGACTGCCATCCCCTACACAAAGAGACTTAACAGCTGCCCTGTATCGCTGGCATGCCTCTTGTTAAAGCATTAACTATTCAAAACCAGAGAAGATTTTAAACCCAAAATCAGTGCAGTAAGT
Protein-coding sequences here:
- the CX3CR1 gene encoding CX3C chemokine receptor 1 → MTEALTETTAEYSYDEHAFACNKTDIQEFGKIFLPIFYIAVFALGLTGNLMVILAIVKEGGKKSITDIYLLNLAISDLLFVISLPFWASNTVHGWTLGTTACTAVSSLYYIGFFGGMFFITVISVDRYLAIVRATFSLKSRTVKHGFLISCGVWATAVLVSVPHFVFSQLVDNDCVPVLPQELENIWLVFCNVELNMVGFFIPVCIISYCYCGIIRTLLACKNQKKARAIKLILVVVIVFFLFWSPYNVLIFLETLKHYELFTNCNQIKSLDYAMHLTETIAFSHCCLNPLIYAFAGEKFRKYLHRVCLKYCPCLCFCGPCSRYQVTSSSSYAESVVNSNITLNTSDQDGSVFVLKAL